A window of the Helianthus annuus cultivar XRQ/B chromosome 4, HanXRQr2.0-SUNRISE, whole genome shotgun sequence genome harbors these coding sequences:
- the LOC110938267 gene encoding protein JINGUBANG — protein sequence MAKEMTGKPTLLGRQKLAVLLHSSEPNVFITTHHQPETIDHRRSNASSFTPVASSTSSPVYVMSPFNHMPSPYSKSPWVNIPFTNNVGNSIVSNTGLIGSLIREEGHIYSLASSGDLLYTGSDSKNIRVWKSLMEFSGFKSSSGLVKAIVVSGGRVFTGHQDGKIRVWRYKDKKKKGYKRVGSLPTTKDYIKSSMNPNNYVEVRRHRNVPWIKHYDAVACMSLDEAHGILYSGSWDKSMKVWRLSDSKCLESVTAHDDAINSVVVGFDCLVFTGSADGTVKAWRRELVGKTTKHLLVSTLLDQDSAVTSVAVTATDATVYAGSSDGLVNFWVRGKQAFSHGGVLRGHKLAVLCLTTAGNLLLSGSADNSICVWRREGGGIHTCLSVLSGHTGPVKCLAVQDRSNDDDRNDEWVVYSGSLDNSVKLWRVSEQPEICSS from the coding sequence ATGGCGAAAGAGATGACGGGAAAACCGACACTACTCGGGCGACAGAAGCTAGCCGTTCTCCTCCACAGCTCCGAACCAAACGTCTTCATCACAACCCACCACCAACCGGAAACCATCGATCACCGCCGTAGCAACGCTTCATCTTTTACGCCGGTCGCCTCGTCAACTTCATCTCCGGTTTACGTCATGTCTCCATTCAACCACATGCCCTCACCCTACTCCAAATCACCATGGGTTAACATCCCTTTTACAAACAATGTCGGTAACAGTATCGTATCAAACACCGGCTTGATTGGATCGTTGATACGCGAAGAGGGACATATATACTCGTTAGCGTCTTCCGGTGATTTGTTGTACACGGGTTCGGACTCGAAGAACATTCGGGTGTGGAAGAGTTTGATGGAGTTTTCGGGTTTTAAATCGAGTAGTGGATTGGTTAAAGCGATTGTTGTTTCTGGTGGCCGGGTATTTACCGGCCACCAGGATGGTAAAATTAGGGTTTGGAGGtataaagataaaaagaaaaaaggTTATAAACGGGTGGGTAGTTTACCCACCACTAAAGATTATATAAAGAGTTCCATGAACCCTAATAATTATGTCGAAGTAAGACGACATCGTAATGTTCCGTGGATAAAACATTACGATGCCGTCGCGTGCATGAGCTTAGATGAAGCACACGGGATTTTGTATTCGGGGTCATGGGATAAATCCATGAAAGTCTGGAGACTTTCAGATTCTAAATGTTTAGAATCTGTAACTGCCCATGATGACGCTATTAATAGCGTCGTCGTGGGCTTTGACTGCCTGGTTTTCACTGGGTCAGCTGACGGCACAGTGAAAGCCTGGCGGAGGGAGTTAGTTGGGAAAACGACTAAACACCTTCTTGTGTCCACACTTTTGGATCAGGACAGCGCGGTTACATCGGTGGCGGTGACTGCCACCGATGCAACAGTGTACGCTGGATCCTCTGATGGGTTGGTGAACTTTTGGGTTCGGGGGAAACAAGCGTTCTCCCACGGCGGTGTTTTGAGAGGACATAAGCTCGCAGTGCTTTGTCTTACAACCGCTGGAAACTTGTTGTTGAGTGGATCTGCGGATAATAGCATATGCGTGTGGCGGAGAGAGGGTGGTGGGATTCACACTTGTTTGTCGGTTTTGAGTGGGCATACTGGACCGGTTAAGTGTTTAGCGGTTCAGGACCGGTCTAATGATGATGATCGGAATGACGAATGGGTGGTGTACAGTGGTAGTTTGGATAACTCGGTGAAGCTTTGGCGGGTGTCGGAGCAACCGGAAATTTGTAGCTCTTAA